Proteins encoded in a region of the Mariprofundus ferrinatatus genome:
- a CDS encoding acetyltransferase: MNSFDVFNGDADGICALHQLRLAEPREAELVTGVKRDISLLKRVEAGGGDRVTVLDISLDKNRSDLVRMLEAGAALFYCDHHFAGDVPVSANLEAVIDTSAETCTSLLINDYLNGAYLPWAVTAAFGDNLFDAARKAAVPLNLSDAQLSQLEHLGTLINYNGYGVTPEDLHFHPAELYRAISHYSDPFAFIAESADYRKLSDGYAEDIAQARNLPVAVEEQGIAVIMLADAPWTRRVSGVYGNELARENPDRAHALMTELPDGGYRISVRAPLNNKTGADELCMQFPTGGGRKAAAGVNALPAEMYGAFVDAFREMYEQ; this comes from the coding sequence ATGAACAGTTTTGACGTATTTAATGGTGATGCCGATGGCATCTGCGCGCTGCATCAGCTCAGGCTGGCAGAGCCGCGTGAGGCCGAGCTGGTTACCGGTGTGAAGCGCGATATCTCCCTGCTGAAAAGGGTTGAGGCCGGAGGAGGGGATCGGGTCACGGTGCTCGATATCTCGCTGGATAAGAATCGTAGCGACCTTGTCCGTATGCTTGAAGCAGGCGCTGCACTGTTTTATTGCGATCACCACTTTGCCGGCGATGTGCCTGTTTCAGCAAATCTTGAGGCCGTTATCGATACATCCGCAGAGACCTGCACCAGCCTGCTGATCAATGACTATTTGAACGGCGCATATCTGCCGTGGGCAGTGACGGCCGCATTCGGCGACAACCTGTTCGATGCGGCGCGTAAGGCCGCTGTGCCGCTGAATCTGTCAGATGCGCAGCTCTCGCAGCTGGAGCATCTCGGCACCCTGATCAACTACAACGGTTACGGCGTGACGCCGGAAGATCTCCACTTCCACCCCGCTGAACTCTATCGCGCGATTTCCCACTACTCCGATCCCTTCGCATTTATTGCCGAGTCGGCCGATTACCGGAAGTTGTCCGACGGCTATGCGGAAGATATTGCGCAGGCGCGAAACCTTCCGGTTGCAGTCGAGGAGCAGGGTATCGCTGTCATTATGCTCGCCGATGCGCCCTGGACGCGGCGTGTCTCAGGCGTTTACGGCAACGAGCTGGCGCGCGAAAATCCGGATCGTGCCCATGCCCTGATGACCGAACTGCCCGATGGCGGCTACCGCATCAGCGTGCGAGCACCGTTGAACAATAAGACAGGGGCGGACGAACTCTGCATGCAGTTCCCGACCGGCGGAGGCCGCAAGGCTGCCGCAGGCGTCAATGCGCTGCCTGCAGAGATGTACGGTGCATTCGTCGATGCGTTCAGGGAGATGTATGAGCAGTAA
- a CDS encoding HD domain-containing phosphohydrolase: MGTFNINLHELVYSLSDALDLVGVVQIHHGKRVGFMAAECGKQMGLDSTTLDSLFQAAILHDCGVSNTSVHARLAQFEWEQVHGHCEIGAGLLAITPPLAHLSDVILHHHTHWSTLKTLDLPDDIALMANLIFLVDRVDVLSLQAQVKNANILLGMDDVIARIVEKRGSWFNPNIVDAFLEVARSESFWLSLEREHVDGYVYEWFSHETTRPIKFEDVKSLVKIFSHIVDAKSPFTFEHSQGVASLSRHLGELFEIPEHNCDMLDLAGLLHDIGKLRVPDNVLEKPGKLSNSEFRTIQRHSFDTFNILKKIRGFGEIAQWAGQHHERVDGGGYPYHAKESSLSLEARIVAVADVFQALAQDRPYRPAMTPSQIIEILEADSDAGKLDRNVIGMVKNNIESCWKRATLQEDVAADAVPA, encoded by the coding sequence TTGGGCACCTTCAACATCAACCTGCATGAACTTGTTTACAGCCTCTCGGATGCACTGGATCTGGTGGGCGTCGTGCAAATCCACCACGGCAAACGTGTCGGGTTTATGGCAGCCGAGTGTGGCAAGCAGATGGGGCTGGATTCAACCACCCTGGACAGCCTGTTTCAGGCGGCAATCCTGCATGACTGCGGTGTATCCAATACCTCAGTACACGCACGCCTCGCCCAGTTCGAGTGGGAACAGGTGCATGGCCACTGTGAAATTGGTGCCGGCCTGCTGGCCATCACTCCGCCGCTGGCCCACCTTTCTGATGTCATTCTGCATCACCATACACACTGGTCCACCCTGAAAACACTGGACCTTCCGGACGATATTGCCCTGATGGCCAACCTGATATTCCTCGTTGACCGTGTTGATGTCCTCTCCCTGCAGGCGCAGGTCAAAAACGCCAATATCCTGCTCGGCATGGATGATGTTATCGCCAGAATTGTCGAGAAACGGGGGAGCTGGTTTAACCCCAATATCGTCGATGCCTTTCTGGAGGTTGCCCGCTCAGAGTCATTCTGGCTTTCACTTGAGAGGGAGCATGTCGACGGTTACGTCTACGAGTGGTTCTCACACGAAACCACACGCCCGATCAAATTCGAGGATGTAAAAAGCCTGGTGAAAATATTCTCCCATATTGTCGATGCAAAAAGCCCGTTCACATTCGAACACTCGCAAGGAGTAGCCAGCCTCTCGCGACATCTGGGCGAGCTGTTTGAAATTCCGGAACACAATTGCGACATGCTCGATCTGGCAGGGTTACTGCATGACATCGGCAAACTCAGGGTGCCCGACAATGTGCTGGAGAAACCGGGCAAACTTTCCAACTCCGAATTCAGAACCATCCAGCGCCACAGCTTCGATACATTCAATATCCTGAAAAAGATTCGCGGCTTCGGCGAAATCGCACAGTGGGCCGGCCAGCATCATGAACGGGTGGATGGCGGCGGCTACCCCTACCACGCCAAAGAGAGCAGCCTCTCCCTGGAGGCGCGCATTGTTGCCGTAGCCGATGTTTTTCAGGCGCTGGCACAGGATCGCCCTTATCGACCCGCTATGACACCATCCCAGATCATTGAAATTCTGGAAGCCGATTCGGATGCCGGCAAACTGGATCGCAATGTGATCGGCATGGTGAAGAATAACATTGAATCCTGCTGGAAGAGGGCAACCCTGCAGGAGGATGTAGCGGCCGATGCCGTCCCAGCTTAA